From Streptomyces kaniharaensis, one genomic window encodes:
- a CDS encoding restriction endonuclease produces the protein MPRSMKAAKAANALGRAAAGKHFRDLRPDREDAPVDLTLTLRLRELLADYKDLRQAPPGGQQRRGQKFNALLAELLQAWGLTARHSVRGVDGLDETDVFFTAEQTNYILEAKWEAEPINAEPLIKLADRLNNRPPGTRGIVLSVSGYTQPALEWVKRRQDILLLDITHIEALLCGMLGPVDLLDLLYAETAAAGNRLVPLADILVPSHEDPGPAPQLRPVGEVQLPWPVVESTANGVTAVEAFTGVWSPPQTPSAFTASRGNRLLITTAAGVIDFHTTTGRSTWALALPGTEDRAVRGEDGLLTVLCRGALVRWHPKTRTIELLAGGFGGYATLEAGRDGTLWVFNQVGALHGGSIILTRIGERPGDEQRHDVPFPGAERAVWLAPGRFFLTANGHSIPLDLTKDPAATKDDWVDSTLPNPKAAVAPDEHTVLYAGTCGSLNGSLHCRDLRQDAVPAELLTVAANRITDLALTNTGSAGTSGWMLADVSGNTQNPTPVLVRWDISAAPSTSG, from the coding sequence ATGCCGCGTTCGATGAAGGCGGCCAAGGCCGCCAACGCTCTGGGCCGGGCCGCAGCCGGCAAGCACTTCCGCGACCTGCGCCCGGACCGAGAGGATGCTCCCGTGGACTTGACCCTGACGCTGCGCCTGCGCGAACTCCTCGCCGACTACAAGGACCTGCGCCAAGCGCCGCCCGGCGGCCAGCAGCGCCGCGGGCAGAAGTTCAACGCACTCCTCGCCGAGCTCCTTCAAGCGTGGGGGCTGACGGCCCGGCACAGCGTGCGCGGCGTGGACGGCCTGGACGAGACAGACGTCTTCTTCACGGCCGAGCAGACGAACTACATCCTCGAAGCCAAGTGGGAAGCCGAGCCGATCAACGCGGAGCCCCTGATCAAGCTCGCGGACCGCCTGAACAACCGGCCTCCCGGCACGCGCGGCATCGTCCTGTCCGTGTCCGGCTACACGCAGCCGGCGCTGGAGTGGGTGAAGCGGCGCCAGGACATCCTCCTGCTGGACATCACCCACATTGAGGCGCTCCTGTGCGGCATGCTCGGCCCGGTCGACCTCCTGGACCTCCTCTACGCCGAGACCGCCGCCGCCGGCAACAGGCTGGTGCCCCTGGCCGACATCCTCGTGCCCAGCCACGAAGACCCCGGCCCAGCGCCGCAGCTGCGCCCGGTCGGCGAAGTGCAGCTCCCGTGGCCGGTCGTGGAGAGCACCGCCAACGGCGTCACGGCCGTCGAGGCCTTCACCGGGGTCTGGTCACCGCCCCAGACCCCCAGCGCCTTCACCGCTTCCCGGGGCAACCGGCTGCTGATCACCACGGCGGCCGGCGTCATCGACTTCCACACCACCACCGGGCGCAGCACCTGGGCGCTGGCGCTGCCGGGCACCGAGGACCGTGCCGTGCGCGGGGAGGATGGATTGCTCACCGTCCTGTGCCGCGGTGCCCTCGTGCGCTGGCACCCCAAGACCCGCACCATCGAGCTGCTCGCCGGGGGCTTCGGCGGCTACGCCACGCTGGAGGCCGGCCGGGACGGCACCTTGTGGGTCTTCAACCAGGTCGGTGCGCTGCACGGCGGCTCGATCATCCTGACTCGGATCGGTGAGCGGCCTGGCGACGAGCAGCGGCACGACGTCCCGTTCCCGGGCGCGGAACGGGCGGTGTGGCTCGCACCCGGGCGGTTCTTCCTGACCGCGAACGGGCACAGCATCCCGCTCGACCTCACCAAGGACCCGGCCGCGACCAAGGACGACTGGGTCGACTCCACCCTGCCCAACCCCAAGGCGGCCGTCGCCCCGGACGAGCACACCGTGCTGTACGCCGGTACCTGCGGATCCCTCAACGGCAGCCTTCACTGCCGCGACCTGCGACAGGACGCCGTCCCGGCCGAGCTGCTCACCGTCGCGGCCAACCGGATCACCGACCTGGCCCTGACGAACACCGGCTCGGCGGGGACCAGTGGCTGGATGCTCGCCGACGTCTCCGGCAACACCCAGAACCCGACGCCGGTCCTCGTCAGGTGGGACATCTCAGCGGCGCCCTCGACGTCCGGCTGA
- the tap gene encoding telomere-associated protein Tap, which produces MSTQPDTPDAIDALLGQGPRRAVQLPTPAERERLRTEYGLTKAATAKALGVSTSTFTAWESGQRDPQGEARAAYARLLEGIAAQLRPEPAAVTPPQPQTPAPAPAEAPVPVPMLDQQPDGSLVMAEAAPCVQCGNPSVYRSQGVPIHLGGFCRPGTQPPEAPVAPQPAPASAAPAVAAPRRTAPHAAGAPSSRQASPRVHRAPVKATATARPQVAASPAAPAKYPAGPLAVIDLAPSGRALLGHLVDGRVLDVPAMTLPQLTEWAVSAGLGQPRLHKHGKDSDPLVVLMADAAEFLGLPPMGEDADGDFERGIGRLPETGPVVKALVKAGWQLTQRGFGPWARVFRTPDGGKRVCVQYCIPMWSALASAGWKVPADLDAVQLAALLGGYAERVQTPRGSTAVTGLQLMEALRPPTRAVRTETGWTSGPVEGSRTHAFDPAPPEPPAEHPLAQGRAPGDVLMTETWDWIRDLDLIEDRERGYPYVIGLDVNMAYLAAAGRLTMALSEPVHKLEPVFDKRIPGSWKCDFSNAELDPRLPNPFTPDGLPPTGPAWYSTVKVAYALELGIRVQPTEGWLRHESGPWLDPWHKHLREAYLTTMANLGVPLDLADRDVEAFLAAMANLKNGNPVELAILHAIKSTAKGGIGKLRERPRGATYRPGQRWPALDRPTWDPLNRALVIDTDTVNKHRKIRRHAEATGEYPIAALADCIVYPSKGPSPLDVLLQPDGTLATAWRLGISPGHVKHEGTQTMTWALEMITDDVNPGRHIKGGDAYAEGE; this is translated from the coding sequence ATGAGCACCCAGCCTGACACGCCGGACGCGATCGACGCACTGCTCGGCCAGGGCCCGCGCCGCGCCGTCCAACTGCCGACCCCGGCCGAACGGGAACGGCTGCGCACCGAGTACGGGCTGACGAAGGCTGCCACCGCCAAGGCCCTCGGCGTCAGCACCAGCACATTCACCGCCTGGGAATCGGGACAGCGCGATCCGCAGGGGGAGGCCCGCGCGGCCTATGCCCGCCTGCTGGAAGGCATTGCCGCCCAGCTCCGCCCCGAGCCGGCCGCCGTGACGCCCCCTCAGCCCCAGACCCCGGCACCCGCACCGGCCGAGGCACCCGTGCCGGTGCCGATGCTCGACCAGCAGCCGGACGGCTCGCTGGTGATGGCCGAGGCCGCGCCGTGCGTGCAGTGCGGCAACCCGTCGGTCTACCGCTCCCAGGGCGTGCCGATACACCTGGGAGGCTTCTGCCGCCCCGGCACCCAGCCGCCCGAAGCCCCCGTCGCCCCTCAGCCGGCCCCCGCTTCAGCTGCCCCGGCGGTGGCTGCACCGCGCCGGACCGCGCCCCACGCCGCTGGTGCCCCCTCCTCGCGCCAGGCTTCCCCGCGAGTGCACAGGGCGCCGGTGAAGGCGACCGCCACGGCGCGACCGCAGGTCGCGGCCAGCCCGGCCGCCCCGGCGAAGTACCCCGCCGGTCCGCTGGCGGTCATCGACCTCGCCCCCTCCGGCCGCGCTCTGCTCGGGCACCTGGTCGACGGGCGCGTGCTGGACGTGCCGGCCATGACGCTGCCCCAGCTGACCGAGTGGGCGGTGAGCGCAGGCCTCGGGCAGCCGCGGCTGCACAAGCACGGCAAGGACAGCGACCCGCTGGTCGTCCTCATGGCGGACGCCGCGGAGTTCCTGGGCCTGCCGCCGATGGGCGAGGACGCGGACGGCGACTTCGAGCGTGGCATCGGCCGCCTGCCGGAGACCGGACCGGTCGTCAAGGCGCTCGTCAAGGCTGGCTGGCAGCTCACTCAGCGTGGGTTCGGCCCGTGGGCCCGCGTCTTCCGCACCCCGGACGGCGGAAAGCGCGTCTGCGTGCAGTACTGCATCCCGATGTGGTCCGCCCTAGCCTCCGCAGGCTGGAAGGTGCCCGCCGACCTCGACGCCGTCCAGCTGGCAGCCCTCCTCGGCGGCTACGCCGAGCGCGTCCAGACTCCGCGCGGCTCCACCGCCGTCACCGGCCTCCAGCTCATGGAGGCGCTGCGCCCGCCGACCCGTGCGGTGCGCACCGAGACCGGCTGGACCTCCGGTCCGGTAGAGGGCTCCCGCACCCACGCCTTCGACCCCGCGCCGCCCGAGCCCCCGGCCGAGCACCCCCTCGCCCAGGGCCGCGCCCCGGGCGACGTGCTCATGACCGAGACGTGGGACTGGATCCGCGACCTGGACCTGATCGAGGACCGCGAGCGCGGCTACCCGTACGTGATCGGCCTCGACGTCAACATGGCCTACCTTGCCGCAGCCGGCAGGCTCACCATGGCCCTGTCCGAGCCAGTCCACAAACTCGAACCCGTCTTCGACAAGCGGATCCCGGGCAGCTGGAAGTGCGACTTCTCCAACGCCGAGCTCGACCCCCGGCTGCCCAACCCGTTCACCCCCGACGGCCTGCCGCCCACCGGACCCGCCTGGTACAGCACCGTCAAGGTCGCCTACGCCCTGGAGCTCGGCATCCGTGTCCAGCCCACGGAGGGCTGGCTGCGCCACGAGTCCGGCCCGTGGCTCGATCCCTGGCACAAGCACCTGCGCGAGGCCTACCTCACCACCATGGCCAACCTCGGCGTCCCCCTGGACCTCGCGGACCGCGACGTCGAGGCGTTCCTGGCGGCGATGGCCAACCTGAAGAACGGCAACCCGGTCGAGCTGGCGATCCTGCACGCCATCAAGTCCACCGCCAAGGGCGGGATCGGCAAGCTCCGCGAGCGCCCCCGCGGCGCCACCTACCGGCCCGGCCAGCGTTGGCCGGCCCTGGACCGCCCCACCTGGGACCCACTCAATCGGGCACTGGTCATCGACACCGACACCGTCAACAAGCACCGCAAGATCCGCCGCCACGCCGAAGCCACCGGCGAGTACCCGATCGCCGCCCTCGCCGACTGCATCGTCTACCCCTCCAAGGGCCCCTCGCCCCTGGACGTCCTGCTCCAGCCTGACGGTACCCTCGCCACCGCGTGGCGCCTGGGAATCTCCCCCGGGCACGTCAAGCACGAGGGCACTCAGACGATGACGTGGGCGCTGGAAATGATCACCGACGACGTCAATCCGGGCCGCCACATCAAGGGCGGCGACGCTTACGCCGAGGGGGAGTGA
- the tpg gene encoding telomere-protecting terminal protein Tpg, whose amino-acid sequence MSEALDRGLERALQTQPIPKTLAGRAAFLVRQLKGTKNVAAQLGVSQRSVERWLKGGGIGKKNAKKVEDAVRERWQPRVRNRIRKAAEANGFYVDVMATFGFKTTGPSTDDPRERILPTQKLSGDVARRLFEARDRGASQQEQEKIIAEGLRDSYFTDGGRRARSLEVTFTGLVRADFSVD is encoded by the coding sequence ATGAGCGAAGCACTCGACCGCGGGCTGGAACGCGCCCTGCAGACCCAGCCCATCCCCAAGACCCTGGCCGGCCGCGCTGCCTTCCTGGTCCGCCAGCTCAAGGGCACCAAGAACGTCGCCGCCCAGCTCGGAGTCTCCCAACGCTCAGTGGAGCGCTGGCTCAAGGGCGGCGGCATCGGCAAGAAGAACGCGAAGAAGGTCGAGGACGCCGTCCGGGAACGCTGGCAGCCCCGCGTCCGCAACCGGATCCGCAAGGCGGCCGAAGCCAACGGCTTCTACGTCGACGTGATGGCGACCTTCGGCTTCAAGACCACCGGCCCCAGCACCGACGACCCCCGCGAACGCATCCTCCCCACCCAGAAGCTGTCCGGCGACGTCGCACGCAGGCTCTTTGAAGCCCGAGACCGCGGAGCCAGCCAACAGGAGCAGGAAAAGATCATCGCCGAAGGCCTGCGCGACTCCTACTTCACCGACGGCGGACGCCGGGCCCGCAGCCTGGAGGTCACCTTCACCGGCCTCGTGCGGGCCGACTTCTCCGTGGACTGA